One genomic region from Nilaparvata lugens isolate BPH chromosome 3, ASM1435652v1, whole genome shotgun sequence encodes:
- the LOC120350511 gene encoding uncharacterized protein LOC120350511 has protein sequence MMYPQLDNKHDWLKHTDACNALLTSVQHDTILWSTDEAYFHVSGSVNTGSADPVDHTVVSHSLMASHRFIRKPVMMIQTKPPKRGLKVEFFSVLLPRSYLENNAFNRHS, from the exons ATGATGTATCCTCAATTGGACAATAAAC ATGACTGGTTAAAGCATACAGATGCTTGCAACGCACTCTTAACCTCTGTGCAACATGACACTATTCTGTGGTCTACAGATGAAGCATATTTTCACGTCTCCGGATCAGTAAATACAGGAAGTGCAGATCCAGTCGACCATACAGTAGTAAGCCATTCCTTAATGGCGTCGCATAGGTTCATCAGAAAGCCAGTCATGATGATTCAAACCAAACCACCTAAAAGaggtttaaaagttgaatttttcagcgttttgcttccacgctcatatcttgaaaacaatgcattcaaccgacatagctaa